From Apium graveolens cultivar Ventura chromosome 9, ASM990537v1, whole genome shotgun sequence, the proteins below share one genomic window:
- the LOC141687031 gene encoding phosphoenolpyruvate carboxylase kinase 1-like isoform X1, protein MSDALNRDYTVCEEIGRGRFGVVYRCFSAGSGDSFAVKSVDKRLLSDDSIDRQCLYSEAKIMQVLAPNPNVIQVYDVYEDEDWLHLVMELCNSPDLYCRVSERVFDDSEARSVMVPLMEAIAHCHRMGVVHRDLKPDNVLFDEWNRLKLADFGSAECVRENELLSGIVGTPYYVAPEVLAGRNYNEKVDVWSAGVILYVMLTGVAPFYGNSATEIFDAVLRANLRFPARYFHSVSPAVKDLLRRMLCKDASRRFSAEQVLGLKRNNLFIEISLETRHPWMQGN, encoded by the exons ATGAGTGACGCGTTGAACCGAGACTACACCGTTTGTGAAGAGATCGGACGGGGACGGTTCGGAGTTGTTTACCGGTGCTTTTCTGCCGGCTCCGGTGACTCTTTCGCCGTGAAATCCGTCGATAAACGACTTCTCTCCGATGACTCGATTGATCGCCAATGTTTGTATAGTGAAGCTAAGATTATGCAGGTTTTAGCGCCAAATCCGAATGTGATTCAGGTTTATGATGTGTATGAAGATGAGGACTGGTTGCATTTAGTGATGGAGCTGTGTAACTCGCCCGATCTTTATTGCCGAGTCAGTGAACGAGTTTTTGATGATTCCGAAGCTAGGTCTGTTATG GTGCCGTTAATGGAGGCGATTGCGCACTGTCACCGTATGGGAGTTGTTCACCGCGATTTGAAGCCGGACAACGTGTTGTTTGATGAGTGGAATCGGTTGAAACTCGCAGATTTCGGATCAGCTGAGTGTGTTAGGGAAAACGAGTTGCTGAGTGGAATTGTAGGAACTCCGTATTACGTGGCGCCAGAGGTTTTGGCTGGGAGGAATTATAATGAGAAGGTTGATGTGTGGAGTGCTGGTGTGATTTTGTATGTAATGCTAACTGGTGTTGCTCCGTTTTACGGTAATTCAGCTACGGAGATTTTTGACGCAGTTCTTAGGGCGAATTTGCGGTTTCCAGCTAGGTATTTTCACTCGGTGTCACCGGCTGTTAAGGATCTGTTGCGGAGAATGCTGTGTAAAGATGCTTCTCGAAGATTCTCTGCTGAGCAAGTTCTTG GCTTGAAACGAAACAATTTATTCATAGAGATTTCACTGGAGACAA GACACCCGTGGATGCAAGGCAACTGA
- the LOC141687031 gene encoding phosphoenolpyruvate carboxylase kinase 1-like isoform X2 translates to MSDALNRDYTVCEEIGRGRFGVVYRCFSAGSGDSFAVKSVDKRLLSDDSIDRQCLYSEAKIMQVLAPNPNVIQVYDVYEDEDWLHLVMELCNSPDLYCRVSERVFDDSEARSVMVPLMEAIAHCHRMGVVHRDLKPDNVLFDEWNRLKLADFGSAECVRENELLSGIVGTPYYVAPEVLAGRNYNEKVDVWSAGVILYVMLTGVAPFYGNSATEIFDAVLRANLRFPARYFHSVSPAVKDLLRRMLCKDASRRFSAEQVLGHPWMQGN, encoded by the exons ATGAGTGACGCGTTGAACCGAGACTACACCGTTTGTGAAGAGATCGGACGGGGACGGTTCGGAGTTGTTTACCGGTGCTTTTCTGCCGGCTCCGGTGACTCTTTCGCCGTGAAATCCGTCGATAAACGACTTCTCTCCGATGACTCGATTGATCGCCAATGTTTGTATAGTGAAGCTAAGATTATGCAGGTTTTAGCGCCAAATCCGAATGTGATTCAGGTTTATGATGTGTATGAAGATGAGGACTGGTTGCATTTAGTGATGGAGCTGTGTAACTCGCCCGATCTTTATTGCCGAGTCAGTGAACGAGTTTTTGATGATTCCGAAGCTAGGTCTGTTATG GTGCCGTTAATGGAGGCGATTGCGCACTGTCACCGTATGGGAGTTGTTCACCGCGATTTGAAGCCGGACAACGTGTTGTTTGATGAGTGGAATCGGTTGAAACTCGCAGATTTCGGATCAGCTGAGTGTGTTAGGGAAAACGAGTTGCTGAGTGGAATTGTAGGAACTCCGTATTACGTGGCGCCAGAGGTTTTGGCTGGGAGGAATTATAATGAGAAGGTTGATGTGTGGAGTGCTGGTGTGATTTTGTATGTAATGCTAACTGGTGTTGCTCCGTTTTACGGTAATTCAGCTACGGAGATTTTTGACGCAGTTCTTAGGGCGAATTTGCGGTTTCCAGCTAGGTATTTTCACTCGGTGTCACCGGCTGTTAAGGATCTGTTGCGGAGAATGCTGTGTAAAGATGCTTCTCGAAGATTCTCTGCTGAGCAAGTTCTTG GACACCCGTGGATGCAAGGCAACTGA